The genomic stretch TACAGTCTTCGTAACCAAGTTTACACAAAATAAGCGCGACAAACGACAACCGTTTTCGCAGACGCTTTCTAAGGCTTAATAATGAATATGATAAATGTAGATGTAGCAGTAATTGGTGGTGGTACAGCTGGACTTGGTGCATATCGAGCAGCAAAGTCACACTCAGACAGTGTCGTGATCATCGAAGGTGGCCCTTATGGTACAACCTGCGCCCGTGTTGGCTGCATGCCATCAAAACTGCTTATCGCCGCAGCAGAAAGTGTGCATCACATTAACAAAGCACCGGGCTTTGGTATCCACCCACAAGGTGAAACCTTAATTAACGGTGTTGAAGTCATGGCGCGAGTGAAAAGTGAACGCGACCGCTTTGTCGGCTTTGTTGTGGAAGGCGTCGATGAAATCCCAGAACAAGATAAAATTGCAGGCTACGCTAGCTTTTTAAACAACAATACCCTACTGGTTGGCGACCACACACAAATTAATGCCAAACGCATCGTCATTGCGACGGGGTCACGCCCTGCTTACCCTGCGGTATGGAATGAATTAGGCGATCGTCTCGTTATTAATGACGATGTATTTGAATGGGACGATCTACCAAAATCAATCGCGGTGTTTGGCCCCGGTGTGATTGGCTTAGAATTAGGGCAATCACTAAAGCGCCTTGGTGTGGAAGTCATCATGTTCGGTTTAGGCGGGCAAGTCGGTCCATTGACAGATCCAGGCGTCATGGCCTATGCGAATAAAGCTTTTAATGAAGAATTCTATCTTGATGCCGACGTTAAAGTTGAAAGCATGACGCGACAAGGTGAGCATGTTGAAATTAAATACTTAGATAAAAACCAAGTGCTACAAACAGTGAATGTTGAATATGTACTGGCAGCGACAGGTCGTCGTCCAAATGTTGATAAAATTGGCCTGCAAAATACCACCCTTGAATTAGACGAGCGTGGCGTACCAACAGCGGATTATTACACGATGCAAACATCGGTAGAAAGTATCTTTATTTCTGGTGATGCCAGCAATCAAATTCCACTGTTACACGAAGCGGCAGACCAAGCACGTATTGCCGGTGATAACGCCGGACGTTTCCCACAAATTCGAGCAGGTCTCCGCCGTAGCGTTATCTCGGCAGTATTTACCGATCCACAGATTGCGATGGTTGGTGAAACATACAAGCAGATAATTACCCGTCTAGGTAACTGTGGTTGTTTTGAAACAGGCAGTGTATCGTTCGAAAACCAAGGCCGTTCACGTGTAATGCTACGTAATAAAGGCTTACTACACGTGTATGCAGAACACGGGACAGGATTGTTTTTAGGCGCTGAAATGATAGGCCCAGATGCAGAGCATTTAGCGCACTTATTAGTATGGGCGCATCAGCAAAAAATGACCGTGTCGGAAATGTTAGACATGCCATTCTACCACCCAGTCATCGAAGAAGGGGTGAGAACAGCATTACGTGACCTCAACGCTAAATTACACCTAGGTCCAGACATGATTAAACATTGTATGGATTGTGGCCCAGGCTGTTAGTAACAGACTAGCTATAATAGCAGCCACACTACCCCAGTCACGCAATCGGTTTAGTCGCACTAGATTCGCGATTAAGGCTTGCCACTAAGCTATCGCGGTAACGCATTGTTGCTTTGAGCGTCTTGTGTACCGCGGCTGTATTTGACTGGCTATGTTGTTGAACATAGTCGGTCATACGCTTAATTTGCGCAGTGAGCTCATCTATCGTTACTTCAGTTTGTTGTTGCTCATTGCTTGCTAGAGTCAGCTTCCTTTCAACTATGCGCTTATTCTCAAACTTATCCATTATAATATTCCTTCATCCTTGTCATCCAACTATTTCTGCAACCCACATCCTAGGATATGCATGCTTAAACAACTATAACATAGCATATTTTATTTTAATGCTGCCTAGACTAGCGTATTAAAAAACGTAGGGAAAATAACAAAAAATTATAATTTATAGCCATTTTGTTCTGCCTATTTTAATCTCTAAACAGGCGAATTTGGCAATATCAATTATACTGTCATATTAGATTATTTGAAGTATTGAACTGCTACAGCTTTGTTTTCAGGAGTTGGACTATGTTTTCATTATTATTAAGAGTCATCTCACCTTTTTTTATTTTTCTCGGCATCATGTTTTTATATAGTTACGGCACGGGACAAGATAGTCGACAGATTCTCGACGCCTTACTAGATCTAGTCAGTTTGGTTGGCGCTCACATCGCTGATGCATTTAATCAGCCTTGATAGCGATTAATTTATATGTAACTAAAAAATGGCCAATTTAGCTGCGTTGATAATCTGTTCTGATACTTGTTTGTATAAACCTTTTAGCAAGATCCAACGATGCCAATAAAGTGGTA from Moritella marina ATCC 15381 encodes the following:
- a CDS encoding dihydrolipoyl dehydrogenase, which codes for MNMINVDVAVIGGGTAGLGAYRAAKSHSDSVVIIEGGPYGTTCARVGCMPSKLLIAAAESVHHINKAPGFGIHPQGETLINGVEVMARVKSERDRFVGFVVEGVDEIPEQDKIAGYASFLNNNTLLVGDHTQINAKRIVIATGSRPAYPAVWNELGDRLVINDDVFEWDDLPKSIAVFGPGVIGLELGQSLKRLGVEVIMFGLGGQVGPLTDPGVMAYANKAFNEEFYLDADVKVESMTRQGEHVEIKYLDKNQVLQTVNVEYVLAATGRRPNVDKIGLQNTTLELDERGVPTADYYTMQTSVESIFISGDASNQIPLLHEAADQARIAGDNAGRFPQIRAGLRRSVISAVFTDPQIAMVGETYKQIITRLGNCGCFETGSVSFENQGRSRVMLRNKGLLHVYAEHGTGLFLGAEMIGPDAEHLAHLLVWAHQQKMTVSEMLDMPFYHPVIEEGVRTALRDLNAKLHLGPDMIKHCMDCGPGC